The genomic DNA GATGCGTGAATTCATGTCGATCACAGCCTCCAGCTGTTTAATGCCTCTTTAACCGGCCACATAACCCTTGGTTCAAGCTTTTGCTGTGGCGCGGGTCGTTTCAACTCGATATTTCATGCATAACGCAAAAAGGGCAGGTCATAAAAGCCCCATGCGCAGAAAATCGCGCATGTTTGATCACAATCCACGAAAGGAACGGGGAAAATGGCAGATTCGGCAGCGATCGCAGAGTTGTGGCGGGGCGGACAACTGGAAAGCACACATTTTGGTCACGCCGTGATTTGTGGCGCGGATGGTTCGGTTGAGGCGGCTTGGGGCGATCCGGATGCGGTGATCTTTCCGCGATCAAGCTGCAAAATGGTGCAAGCCCTGCCTTTGATGGAAAGCGGGGCGGGGCGCGATCTTACTTCCCGGCAGTTGGGCCTTGTCTGTGCCAGCCACAACGGAGCTGCGCTGCACACCGAAGCGGTTGCGGCTTGGCTGAAGGATATGGGGCTGGGCGAAAGTGATCTGCGCTGCGGCAACCAGACCCCGCAAGACAAGGCAGAGCGTGATCGCCTGATCAAGACGGACAGCAGCCCGTGCCAGTTGCACAACAATTGCTCGGGCAAGCATGCGGGGTTCTTGATGTTGAACAAGCATCTTGGCGGGCACGCGGATTATGTAGAGGTCGATCACCCTGTTCAAATGGCGATCAAGGCCGCCCATGAGGAGCTGACCGGCGAGCAAAGCGCGGGCTACGGGATTGATGGCTGTTCGGCCCCGAATTATTCGACCAGCGTGGCAGGGCTGGCGCGGGCGATGGCCTATTTTGCAACCGCGCGCGAGGATGGCGATGCGCGCCAGAACGCGGCTTACCGGCTGTCGCGCGGTATGATGGCCTATCCCGAAATGGTGGCCGGTGAGGGCCGTGCCTGCACCGAGTTGATGCGCGCCATGGGCGGCAAGGTGGCGATCAAGACGGGGGCCGAGGCGGTCTTTGTCGGGATCATTCCCGAATTGCAAAAGGGTATTGCGCTGAAGGTCATGGACGGTGGGACCCGCGGGGCCGAGCTGGCGATCACGGCGCTTTTGGTCAAGCTGGGCGTGCTGGACGCAGATCATCCCGCGGCCCGCAAACGTCTGAACACAATAGAGCGGAACTGGCGCGGTTTTGAGACCGGAAGCCTGCGTCTTGCCCCCGGGTTTGGCGAAGGCGCATGAAGAAACGCCGTCAGCCCTTTGTGGCGCTGACGGCGTTCTTTTGGTCGTAGCGATCGACCCGATGATCCGGTCTGGGTGGGGGCTTAAAGGCCGAGCCACCGAGCCGTTCTCTTTCGCTACTGAGATATGTTTGACCTATGTTCGTGGCAAGATCAGGGCGGCTATAGGGCGTTGTTGGGGTCGGGTGGTACTTTTTTTAACGAAGCTATGAATGATGGGCGGCCGACTGTGTTCTCCACATTGATTTGCAGACCGGGTTCATCTGCGGCCAGATGTATCAAGCCTGTCGCCTCTGACCGCGAAGCAGCCACCCAATAGCAGCGCTTTTCCCTGCGAAGGGCACAAGGCCCTGAGCCTCGTTGACCGCATCAGACTTTAATTCGGCGAGATACTTCTCGATCAACATGGCTATAGGGTCCCCACCGCCTGCATCTTTCACAAGGGGCGATGTGCGGGCGAAGAGCGCAAACGCCTGACGGGTATCTTCGGGGCTCTCTCTTTGAGCTGCGCGGAGTTTTGCGGAGAACGCCAACCTGACGAAAAGTGAGGGCCACGCAAAAGCGTAAGGCATAAGACTTATTGAGTCCAATGAGCAAGCAGCATTTGACTGATATCTTCGAAATCATTGAGGATCAATCAGCGCAACGCTCGTCCCAAGAATGGTACGACTCCATCAACGCCCCTCTTCTCGCTGACGCTTTCATGGACCGGATTCGAATTGGAGCGCATCTTCAAAAGTTGGAGGGCAAATCTCTCCGTTAAAGTTAGCCGCGCAATATTGTGATTTTTTGCATGACCAGATTCCGATGTGAGATCAAGGTCGGATCCAATGCCAGATAGGACGTCCAGACCGGCCTCGTGGCGCAGGCAGAAGTCACCGAGGTCTATGATATCAACCGGTCGATCCCCTAGGTGCAGCAATGACCCGAGAGGGGGGCTGACCAAGGGCGGTATGAAACATTGCCCGGCAGACGATTGGAACAATCGGCGAGAGGGACAAAGCTATATGCTGTCACTGACACCAGCGGACGACCAATCCGCCTCTTCATCACAGCAGGACAAGTCAGATACTGGTGCAGCCGCCTTAATGAATGGTCAGCCGACCGCCGAATGGCTTCTCGCTGATCGAGGGTATGATGCTGATTGGTTCCGTGAATCCCTTGTAGGCAAGGGCACAACGCCCTGCATCCCCGGTCGCAAGTCGCGTAGTAAGCCCGTCAAGTACGACAAGCGCCGCTACAAACGACGTAACCGCCTTCTCGCGCATGCAAACATGCGCTGCCAGGTAACACATTGAGAGGATGTTCGGCAGGCTCAAGGATTGGCGACGCATCTCAACCCGCTACGACAGATCCCCAACCGTCTTCCTCTCAGCAATCGCTCGCGCCGCAGCCGTTATCTTTTGGTTATGAGATGCCGTAACGGGGCCTGCGTTGCACACTGCCTGTTACCGCTTGCAAGATCAGTGGCAATTTGTCGACCATCCCGTATTGGATCCACATAGAGGGCACAGGATGAGACTGTTTGTTGGGTTGGATGTATCGCTGGCAAAGACCGCAATTTGCGTGATCAGCGAGCATGGCAAGATCGTGAAAGAAGCGCAGGTCGCCAGTGAACCTGAAGAATTGGTGCGTTGGGCCCGCGAACAGGACGGCACTATTGCCGCCATTGGGCTAGAGGCTGGCCCATTGTCGCAATGGTTGCACCGTGGGCTGACGTTAGCAGGTCTGGATGTCATCCTAATGGAAACCCGCCAGGTAAAAAGCGCCCTGAAGGCGATGCCAATCAAGACGGACCGGCGGGATGCCGAGGGCATTGCGCGCCTGCTTCACCTTGGCTGGTTCCGGCCCGTTCACTGCAAATCCGTCTCGGCGCAAGAAGTTCGTGCCGTGCTCGGTGCCCGAAAGGCCATCCAGCAAGGTATGATCGCCCTGGAAATGTCTATGCGTGGGCTGTTGCGGAACTTTGGGTTGAAAGTTGGTGCCATCTCTCGGGGCAGGTATGACCACCGGATCCGCGAACTGGCGGACGGCAATTCGATGCTGGAGGCCGCGACAGGCCCTATGCTTCGGGCGCGTGCGTCCCTTCGACAAGAGCTGGCGGTATTGGAACGCCTTGTCCGCCAGATGGCTCAGGATGCCCCTGTATGTCGTCGACTTATGTCGATGCCCCCTCTCGGGCCATTGCTTTGCAATGCCCTGCCGGGCAGCGGGAGTGGGAGCTGTTGTCGCGCTAACCTACAGATCAGCCGTCGATGACCCCACCCGGTTCACATCTCCCAAGAATGTTGGCCCGTGGGTCGGCATGACGCCATCACGCAACCAGTCGGGCGAACGCGATGTCTCAGGCGGCATCACCAAGGCAGGTGATGTCAACCTGCGCCGCGCGCTATGTCAGGCTGCGACCGTGATGTTGCACCGCGGGCGTTCGACCTGGCTGAGAACATGGGCAGCGCAAGTCTCCCGCCGCAGAGGTGGTAAGCGCGCCATGGTCGCGCTAGCCCGGCGTATCGGGGTGATCCTGCACCGGATGTGGGTTGATGACACCGATTTCCGACCACACACTGCCGTGCCCCATGCCACCTGACGGATTGTATTCCCAACCGATGCCTGCCTGACCGCAGGCCTTCGAGGTTCCCCCAGAGGCGTGGTTCCGATAATGCCGTGCTCCGGACTGTTGCCGACCAACATCGAGCACACCTATGAGATAGGCACATCGGAATTGCATTTGAACCAGCATCATGTTGGCAGCCATCGCGCTGTCCACGGACCGAAGCATGCACCCGGGATGATCTCCGACGAAGGCCGCGGCGAAAGCAGAACGGCTCAGAAAGCAACTGTCATCAAATCTGCAACTATGCGGTCGGATGCGTATGTCAAAAAGCACTTGACGGAGACGTCCCCGTTACCGAAGGCTGGAGCCTAAGTGGCGGTTGGCTTCTAATTGATAATGCGTTCGACAAGACAGAGCAACCCGAACCTACGCCGAAAAAAGGCTAAAAATGGTATTGCCAAGTTGTTGGCATCAGCTTGTGAAGGGTGGAAAAGGTAGGATCATGCGGCCATTTCAAAGGTGTAGTCGGCCCAAAGGCTGAAGGCATCCGAGCGGGCACGGCGGTATGAGGCTGCGGTGAGTTGGTAGCGGCGGGGGCGGAAGATGAGGTTGATCCACTGCCCCGCAGTTTCTGCTTGCCGCAATGAGAGGGTGATCATGTGCAAGCAGAAACCTCTGAGCATGTCCGTGGGATTTGAACTTGCCGAAGATCTTCTCTCGTTTGCGGGTCGGTCGATGCGAAACTTCGATCGCGTTATTTAGACCCTTGTGGGCGCGGTGGTCGGCGTCCGGGGGCAAGGTTTTGATCGGCTTGATGTAGCTGCGTAATTTGTCGGTGATGACGACCCTGGGTTCGCCAAACTTGGCAACCAGTCTCTCGAAAAACCGCTTTGCAGCCTTAGCATTTCGGTGTGTTTGCACGAGAATATCGAGTACGTCGTCATTTGCGTCGATTGCGCGCCACAGCCAACGCCTTTTGCCACGGGTTGTGATCACAACTTCGTCCAGATGCCACTTGTCGTTCGGCCGCGGTCGATCCCGACGGATGCAACCTGCGAAATGCCGACCAAAGCGATTGACCCAAAGCCGGATCGCTTCCCGGCTGACAATCAGGCCACGACCGGCCTGCGCGGGGCGATAAAAACCACCGATGCCGATGCTCATGCCTTGACGGCGCAACCCGCCTGCGAAAGACATCCCTATCGGCCACCAGACGCCGCCCAGCTTTCTGACAGGACCAGCTATGAGCAAATACGCCCTAACCGTCACATGCCATTCAACGCGCGGGATTGTCGCGGCGATCGCGAATTACCTCGCGGATAACGGTTGCAACATCACCGACAGCGCCCAGTTCGATGATCAGGGAACGGGCAATTTCTTCATGCGGGTCAGCTTTGAAAGCGATGGGGTGGTCGATCTTGCCAAGATGACGGAGGGCTTTGCCAAAAGCGCCGAACCCTTCAAAATGTCATATGAATTCCACGACGAGTCCCAGAAGATGAAAATCATCATCATGGTCTCGCGGTTCGGGCATTGCCTGAACGATCTTTTGTACCGCTGGCGCATCGGGGCTTTGCCGATTGATATCGTCGGGGTGATCTCTAACCATATGGATTATCAAAAGGTTGTCGTGAACCACGACATCCCTTTCCACTGCATCAAGGTAACCGCGGAAAACAAGATTGAGGCCGAAGCCCGGATTATGGCTGTGGTCGAGGATGCCGGCGCCGATCTGATTGTTCTGGCCCGCTATATGCAGATCCTGTCGGATGGGATGTGCCAAAAAATGTCAGGCCGGATCATCAACATCCACCACTCTTTCTTGCCCAGCTTCAAGGGGGCGAACCCCTACAAGCAAGCCTTCCAGCGCGGGGTGAAACTGATCGGGGCGACATCGCATTACGTTACTTCCGACCTTGATGAGGGGCCGATTATCGAGCAAGACACCGTGCGCGTTACCCATGCCCAATCCCCAAATGATTACGTATCGCTGGGGCGGGATGTGGAAAGTCAGGTTCTGGCGCGCGCCATTCACGCCCATATCCATCGCCGCGTGTTCCTGAACGGGAATAAAACCGTGGTGTTCCCGGCCTCTCCGGGATCATACGCCTCTGAACGTATGGGTTAAAACAAAGCCGCCCCGTCAATGATGATCGGGGCGGCTTCGCTTAAGATAAGGCGGATGCTATCAGCCGCTACGACGCGCGCTTTCGGGATCATCCGATTGTTCAGACGGAACAAGGGCGCGGACCAGCTTGCGCATATCCAGCACGCCAACCGGCTTGCCATCCTTCATCACGCGGTAGCTGAGGGAGGTATCGCCCTCGGACAAGGCGATCACGGATTCCAGATTGTCGTTGTGGTCAATCTCACCCGCCCGTTCGCCCGGCGCATCGGGTGTACGCGTCATCACCGAACGGACGCGAAGAACGCGGGCGCGGTTAATGTCGCTTACAAAATCTTCGATATACGGATCGGCGGGGTTCAACAGGATATTCTGCGGCTCCCCCTGCTGGACGGTGAAACCATCCTTGAGGATCACCAGATGGTCCGCGAGTTTCAACGCCTCATCCAGATCATGCGTGATGAACACGATGGTCTTTTGCAGCTCTGCCTGCAGCTCGTTCAACAGGTCCTGCATGTCGGTGCGGATAAGCGGGTCGAGCGCCGAGAACGCTTCATCCATCAGCATGATGTCTGAATTGCTGGTCAAAGCGCGGGCGATCCCCACCCGCTGCTGCATCCCACCTGAAAGCTGATGCGGGTATTGTTCGCCCTGACCTTGCAGGCCAACGCGGTCAAGCCACTTGCGCGCCTCATCCGCATATTTCCGCTCGCTTTGCCCCTCAATTGCGGGGGCGAGGCCAGCATTTTGCAACACGGTGCGATGCGGCAACAACGCAAACTTCTGGAATACCATCGACATCTTGTGCTGCCGCAAATGCCGCAACTGCGCGTCATTGTATTCAAGGATGTTCTCGCCATCGACCCACACCTCGCCGGCCGTTGGTTCGATCAGCCGGTTCAAGTGCCGGATCAGCGTCGACTTGCCAGAGCCGGACAGCCCCATGATCACGGTCGTTTTACCGGCGGGCACATCGACATTAATGTCGTTCAGCCCCAACACATGCCCATGCTTTTCCAACAGCTCGGTCTTGCCCATGCCATCTTTTATCATTTGCAGGGCGGGTTGGGGATCATCCCCAAAGATCTTGTAAAGGTTGCGGATCGAGATTTTAATTTCGGTATCGGTCATATCTGCTACCCCTTAACGTGACTGGCTTACATTGATGCGGGCAAGAGCCGCCTTGGTCACGCGGTCAAGAATGATCGCAAGCAGCACAATCCCCAAACCGGATAGCAAACCGACGCCCAGCTCCAACGAGCGGATGCCGCGCAGCACCAGCACACCCAGACCGGGTGCAGAAACAAGCGATGCGATCACAACCATCGCGAGGCTCATCATGATGGTCTGGTTGACGCCGGCCATTATGTTGGGCAGGGCCAGCGGGATT from Pseudorhodobacter turbinis includes the following:
- a CDS encoding asparaginase, translating into MADSAAIAELWRGGQLESTHFGHAVICGADGSVEAAWGDPDAVIFPRSSCKMVQALPLMESGAGRDLTSRQLGLVCASHNGAALHTEAVAAWLKDMGLGESDLRCGNQTPQDKAERDRLIKTDSSPCQLHNNCSGKHAGFLMLNKHLGGHADYVEVDHPVQMAIKAAHEELTGEQSAGYGIDGCSAPNYSTSVAGLARAMAYFATAREDGDARQNAAYRLSRGMMAYPEMVAGEGRACTELMRAMGGKVAIKTGAEAVFVGIIPELQKGIALKVMDGGTRGAELAITALLVKLGVLDADHPAARKRLNTIERNWRGFETGSLRLAPGFGEGA
- the purU gene encoding formyltetrahydrofolate deformylase; this translates as MSKYALTVTCHSTRGIVAAIANYLADNGCNITDSAQFDDQGTGNFFMRVSFESDGVVDLAKMTEGFAKSAEPFKMSYEFHDESQKMKIIIMVSRFGHCLNDLLYRWRIGALPIDIVGVISNHMDYQKVVVNHDIPFHCIKVTAENKIEAEARIMAVVEDAGADLIVLARYMQILSDGMCQKMSGRIINIHHSFLPSFKGANPYKQAFQRGVKLIGATSHYVTSDLDEGPIIEQDTVRVTHAQSPNDYVSLGRDVESQVLARAIHAHIHRRVFLNGNKTVVFPASPGSYASERMG
- a CDS encoding quaternary amine ABC transporter ATP-binding protein, with the protein product MTDTEIKISIRNLYKIFGDDPQPALQMIKDGMGKTELLEKHGHVLGLNDINVDVPAGKTTVIMGLSGSGKSTLIRHLNRLIEPTAGEVWVDGENILEYNDAQLRHLRQHKMSMVFQKFALLPHRTVLQNAGLAPAIEGQSERKYADEARKWLDRVGLQGQGEQYPHQLSGGMQQRVGIARALTSNSDIMLMDEAFSALDPLIRTDMQDLLNELQAELQKTIVFITHDLDEALKLADHLVILKDGFTVQQGEPQNILLNPADPYIEDFVSDINRARVLRVRSVMTRTPDAPGERAGEIDHNDNLESVIALSEGDTSLSYRVMKDGKPVGVLDMRKLVRALVPSEQSDDPESARRSG